In a genomic window of Telopea speciosissima isolate NSW1024214 ecotype Mountain lineage chromosome 5, Tspe_v1, whole genome shotgun sequence:
- the LOC122661819 gene encoding pentatricopeptide repeat-containing protein At4g38150-like encodes MPGNVSRLILSRLFKSLPHCSERSSTNHSTIPLLHHFSTIHDGRARRERRNDAPDLLREFESGSDEGYNKDERRNQNPQNPPEPIPNRPLRGEKPRNPSENLFPRKSELGYDSDDDGGGQRMRGSHRIPLTQLQNKPMRGGKRDEKSYSDPFTRKLDFGDTLDFDEKMNQANENSPVQFNERFKRGEKTDNQLENSFLEKFKIGVDKKEEPQQNTPSLTFEKTEDKAASDTQVTQPEDADEIFKKMKETGLIPNAVAMLDGLCKDGLVPEAMKLFGLMREKGTIPEVVIYTAVVEGFCKSHKFDDAKRIFRKMQNNGISPNAFSYGVLVQGLCKGRRLEDAVEFCVEMLEAGHSPNVVTFAGLVDGICKEKGLEEAGNIIGRLREKAFFVDEKAVKEHLEKKGPFSPMVWEAIFGKKISQKPF; translated from the coding sequence TCTAGGCTCATTCTCTCCAGACTGTTCAAATCTCTCCCTCATTGCTCTGAAAGATCTTCGACCAATCATTCAACCATACCTTTACTGCACCATTTTAGTACTATTCATGATGGGCGCgcaaggagagaaagaagaaatgatgCACCAGATCTCCTCCGAGAATTCGAGTCTGGTTCTGATGAGGGTTACAATAAGGACGAAAGAAGGAACCAGAACCCCCAAAATCCTCCAGAGCCAATACCCAACAGACCATTGAGAGGAGAAAAACCACGCAACCCGTCCGAAAACCTTTTCCCCAGAAAATCCGAGCTCGGGTAcgatagtgatgatgatggtggtggtcaaAGAATGAGAGGATCTCACCGTATTCCTCTTacccaattacaaaataaacccatgagaggagggaagagagacGAGAAGTCCTATTCTGATCCTTTCACCCGGAAACTCGACTTTGGCGACACCCTCGATTTTGACGAAAAGATGAACCAAGCCAATGAAAATTCTCCTGTTCAATTCAATGAAAGATTCAAGAGAGGTGAGAAGACAGACAATCAACTCGAAAATAGTTTCCTTGAGAAGTTCAAGATTGGTGTAGACAAGAAGGAAGAGCCGCAACAAAATACTCCCAGCCTAACCTTCGAGAAGACTGAAGACAAAGCAGCATCCGACACACAAGTGACACAACCAGAAGATGCCGATGAGATTTTCAAGAAAATGAAGGAAACTGGCCTCATCCCAAATGCTGTGGCCATGCTTGACGGCCTCTGCAAGGATGGGCTAGTACCAGAAGCTATGAAGCTCTTTGGGTTAATGCGCGAGAAGGGTACCATCCCAGAAGTTGTAATTTACACGGCTGTGGTCGAGGGGTTCTGCAAGTCTCATAAGTTTGATGATGCCAAGAGGATTTTCAGGAAGATGCAGAACAATGGTATTTCTCCGAACGCATTCAGTTACGGGGTATTGGTTCAGGGACTATGTAAAGGGAGGAGGTTGGAGGATGCTGTTGAGTTCTGTGTCGAGATGTTGGAGGCTGGTCATTCTCCAAATGTGGTAACCTTTGCGGGCTTGGTTGATGGAATTTGTAAAGAAAAAGGACTGGAGGAAGCCGGAAACATTATTGGGAGGTTAAGGGAGAAAGCGTTCTTTGTTGATGAGAAGGCTGTCAAAGAGcatttggagaagaagggaCCTTTCTCACCGATGGTGTGGGAAGCTATCTTTGGGAAGAAAATCTCACAAAAACCGTTCTAG